Proteins from one Pongo abelii isolate AG06213 chromosome 19, NHGRI_mPonAbe1-v2.0_pri, whole genome shotgun sequence genomic window:
- the CCR7 gene encoding C-C chemokine receptor type 7 isoform X2 codes for MKSVLVVALLVIFQVCLCQDEVTDDYIGDNTTVDYTLFESLCSKKDVRNFKAWFLPIMYSIICFVGLLGNGLVVLTYIYFKRLKTMTDTYLLNLAVADILFLLTLPFWAYSAAKSWVFGVHFCKLIFAIYKMSFFSGMLLLLCISIDRYVAIVQAVSAHRHRARVLLISKLSCVGIWILATVLSIPELLYSDLQRSSSEQAMRCSLITEHVEAFITIQVAQMVIGFLVPLLAMSFCYLVIIRTLLQARNFERNKAIKVIIAVVVVFIVFQLPYNGVVLAQTVANFNITSSTCELSKQLNIAYDVTYSLACVRCCVNPFLYAFIGVKFRNDLFKLFKDLGCLSQEQLRQWSSCRHIRRSSMSVEAETTTTFSP; via the coding sequence GTATGCCTGTGTCAAGATGAGGTCACGGACGATTACATCGGAGACAACACCACAGTGGACTACACTTTGTTCGAGTCTTTGTGTTCCAAGAAGGACGTGCGGAACTTTAAAGCCTGGTTCCTCCCTATCATGTACTCCATCATTTGTTTCGTGGGCCTACTGGGCAACGGGCTGGTCGTGTTGACCTATATCTATTTCAAGAGGCTCAAGACCATGACCGATACCTACCTGCTCAACCTGGCGGTGGCAGACATCCTCTTCCTCCTGACCCTTCCCTTCTGGGCCTACAGCGCGGCCAAGTCCTGGGTCTTCGGTGTCCACTTTTGCAAGCTCATCTTTGCCATCTACAAGATGAGCTTCTTCAGCGGCATGCTCCTACTTCTTTGCATCAGCATTGACCGCTACGTGGCCATCGTCCAGGCCGTCTCAGCTCACCGCCACCGTGCCCGCGTCCTCCTCATCAGCAAGCTGTCCTGTGTGGGCATCTGGATACTAGCCACGGTGCTCTCCATCCCAGAGCTCCTGTACAGTGACCTCCAGAGGAGCAGCAGTGAGCAAGCGATGCGATGCTCTCTCATCACAGAGCATGTGGAGGCCTTTATCACCATCCAGGTGGCCCAGATGGTGATCGGCTTTCTGGTCCCCCTGCTAGCCATGAGCTTCTGTTACCTTGTCATCATCCGCACCCTGCTCCAGGCACGCAACTTTGAGCGCAACAAGGCCATCAAGGTGATCATCGCTGTGGTCGTGGTCTTCATAGTCTTCCAGCTGCCCTACAATGGAGTGGTCCTGGCCCAGACAGTGGCCAACTTCAACATCACCAGTAGCACCTGTGAGCTCAGTAAGCAGCTCAACATCGCCTACGACGTCACCTACAGCCTGGCCTGCGTCCGCTGCTGTGTCAACCCTTTCTTGTATGCCTTCATCGGCGTCAAGTTCCGCAACGATCTCTTCAAGCTCTTCAAGGACCTGGGCTGCCTCAGCCAGGAGCAGCTCCGGCAATGGTCTTCCTGTCGGCACATCCGGCGCTCCTCCATGAGTGTGGAGGCCGAGACCACCACCACCTTCTCCCCATAG
- the CCR7 gene encoding C-C chemokine receptor type 7 isoform X1 — protein sequence MDLGKPMKSVLVVALLVIFQVCLCQDEVTDDYIGDNTTVDYTLFESLCSKKDVRNFKAWFLPIMYSIICFVGLLGNGLVVLTYIYFKRLKTMTDTYLLNLAVADILFLLTLPFWAYSAAKSWVFGVHFCKLIFAIYKMSFFSGMLLLLCISIDRYVAIVQAVSAHRHRARVLLISKLSCVGIWILATVLSIPELLYSDLQRSSSEQAMRCSLITEHVEAFITIQVAQMVIGFLVPLLAMSFCYLVIIRTLLQARNFERNKAIKVIIAVVVVFIVFQLPYNGVVLAQTVANFNITSSTCELSKQLNIAYDVTYSLACVRCCVNPFLYAFIGVKFRNDLFKLFKDLGCLSQEQLRQWSSCRHIRRSSMSVEAETTTTFSP from the coding sequence GTATGCCTGTGTCAAGATGAGGTCACGGACGATTACATCGGAGACAACACCACAGTGGACTACACTTTGTTCGAGTCTTTGTGTTCCAAGAAGGACGTGCGGAACTTTAAAGCCTGGTTCCTCCCTATCATGTACTCCATCATTTGTTTCGTGGGCCTACTGGGCAACGGGCTGGTCGTGTTGACCTATATCTATTTCAAGAGGCTCAAGACCATGACCGATACCTACCTGCTCAACCTGGCGGTGGCAGACATCCTCTTCCTCCTGACCCTTCCCTTCTGGGCCTACAGCGCGGCCAAGTCCTGGGTCTTCGGTGTCCACTTTTGCAAGCTCATCTTTGCCATCTACAAGATGAGCTTCTTCAGCGGCATGCTCCTACTTCTTTGCATCAGCATTGACCGCTACGTGGCCATCGTCCAGGCCGTCTCAGCTCACCGCCACCGTGCCCGCGTCCTCCTCATCAGCAAGCTGTCCTGTGTGGGCATCTGGATACTAGCCACGGTGCTCTCCATCCCAGAGCTCCTGTACAGTGACCTCCAGAGGAGCAGCAGTGAGCAAGCGATGCGATGCTCTCTCATCACAGAGCATGTGGAGGCCTTTATCACCATCCAGGTGGCCCAGATGGTGATCGGCTTTCTGGTCCCCCTGCTAGCCATGAGCTTCTGTTACCTTGTCATCATCCGCACCCTGCTCCAGGCACGCAACTTTGAGCGCAACAAGGCCATCAAGGTGATCATCGCTGTGGTCGTGGTCTTCATAGTCTTCCAGCTGCCCTACAATGGAGTGGTCCTGGCCCAGACAGTGGCCAACTTCAACATCACCAGTAGCACCTGTGAGCTCAGTAAGCAGCTCAACATCGCCTACGACGTCACCTACAGCCTGGCCTGCGTCCGCTGCTGTGTCAACCCTTTCTTGTATGCCTTCATCGGCGTCAAGTTCCGCAACGATCTCTTCAAGCTCTTCAAGGACCTGGGCTGCCTCAGCCAGGAGCAGCTCCGGCAATGGTCTTCCTGTCGGCACATCCGGCGCTCCTCCATGAGTGTGGAGGCCGAGACCACCACCACCTTCTCCCCATAG